The Equus caballus isolate H_3958 breed thoroughbred chromosome 19, TB-T2T, whole genome shotgun sequence DNA window acgtccctctggcccccacactcacgaggacgggatgagggctgccctgggagggctcggggagctggtctggcctcgattgggctgctctaggcttcctcatgttacctgagaggacctcctgccaaaggtccagcggtggggggcgtgggagctgagccagcgtccacaacgtctccaaaggttctccctgcgggctttctgggaaccagagccctggtcaggcgggagaaagcaggagaacatgtttctctatcaagagtctccagccaagtgagctggctttgcgcacgtggctgcctagttgcgggggttccaagtctgttggggtctgttgtcaaggaagtgacctcatttcctgcagtgcccttacctgagtgcccccctcagataccacccatgcaaacagtcctctggccatggccttgctcaccccccttctccatgcgacgtcgtaggcgtacccaggaacaccaacacacccgtctcacaggctccctagagggtctgggtgcggccgaggtcccagctttgagactgacgcagaaacaagtcctcttccttacctcttctggatcctgcataagccgttgtgtctctcagggcctgtcggcctcctgtctgcacactggggaggaccggagcgtggacttgctagacatgtcctctggcgtgtgtcctaccttagaggacgatacctctcaaactgcaggcgggtgtcacttgcaggcaatgcctcccacctcgtgtttcttcctcttgccacttgccctgtgtctgcttctcttcggatcccaccctagagtccatccatgcatccaaggtcaatgtgtgtgtgtgtgtgtgtgtgtgtgtgtttgtgtgtgtgtgcatgcgcgtgtgtgtgtgtgtttgtgtgcgtccgcgtgttgtgtgctcagggtgtggaggccaagaagaaaacagctcccacaaaagggagggattggcaagagcttctcaaggtctcatggttcctaatttcagaagccaagcctccgcgtggggtcccagtcttgccctagaaggtcagaacacacacttacccattggactcaccctgtcgagggccattccctacccctctaggggcctcagtttcccaatgttccagtgagagattcaattcaggactgcataggcctgagctcaacagaaaagtggccgccactgcctccaccgtgggtgtgatgtgggcagggctacaatccagggtgccccggacctgggctcctcctcaaacaagaactgaccaaacgcccgtgtacactgccgaatactccccctcacccccatgccatctccagatctgtatgcacttccaccaacacagccttctccagaggcccctgggaatgcctgtgtgcagccagagccccagccttgaggacgcagagctggcttcctccctggctccgccttcttcctcatctgggattctgggcaaggcattgaagttctggggtcttctccttctcccgtcactggccacctgggatcaggacttcctggtctagacctcctgctgtaatcccctcctcttgagtgtggactgactggagcgattccacagaggacggcaaagcgatgccgtgtcactactgagatttggatgtggtcagtggtccctgagaacgcgcaaggggataggtgtgactactcacagcccactgtggggcatcaggtaccaggaaggaacagccccaggctccttcccgcaccacaccctcacacacccacacacccacaccgccctcacacacaaacacacacacactcacacacacacacacacacgcccccgcaccagagctcaatgaagagctctgaaaagctggccaccccttgttctgagcagttgtttcttggtagaacgagggcatcgtttcttatgactcacCTTTAAGTccttcttttaccaaattaacattaattatctatctcaaacgttaaaactttggggaatatattttactccacgatacgcttcttataaacgccagtgtttcatatgcgatgagaatatttttgaaatttgcacattttgaaaacgttaccagggcccatccaggaaagcgaaagatttgaaaggggtctccctggccccgacatttccctcgctgtttccagctctggtgtcacacctccaatgggtccccatccccaggaagtgaaaagagggaatagcggggcatcctctttgagacagaatctttgatctgcgggggatttttcttcttaatgaaaaccgctatctcaatttcaaacatccggagtcactcacctcagaccagacccagccaggcacaggaggccacctctggaaggctggcacttccatgcaaactccggaggagggaaacgcacgaagtccgacagaaggaaactcagtggctaccagggacttgcggtgggaggaagggagactgactgcttcccagggacagggtttctcttggacaaaaatgggcgggtactagatgcggatgacgttggtgtgacgttgtgagtctgcttcacgccacttcagcgaacaattgaaaagaacccaagaactaaactttattgaactgacgagataaaatacagggaaaggttaagtaaagaaaaaccaacaacaaaactttaaaacccacgccatggctaggggaaggcgaggattctctggggctgcagctcaggagctgagggtagtggctgggatgctgccagtgcttgctgaaggtcttgagccggctgtggctcgcaagatgcctgtgcggctctgagctgggctgggcccgagagggagagacggtgccggatcttcagggtcctccgcgtctttcggtggagctgcagctggagatggaagaagagaaaacgccaccaacatgactgcccgcccaagtcattccaaagaaagggaccctctgccgccaatccagcagtctcagtccaagcaccacgtccccgaaagtcttcccagactcgagtccctggcaagagtgatctgagcccgccccttgctcccagccgaaccccagcctctggacactctgctccggggggcgcagcgccatcccctctgcacacgcccacgtcacacacccgagtcctcctcaccctcagtcttggcatcagtgtgctcaggctgctccagccgggaaagaagaacgcgggcgcggtgctccagctccgagccgggcatattgagaccgatgtaggccaagagcagttccaggctgggaacatctgggggctggataaaatcctcagggtaccatcggagccaggcgcccagaatgaaggagatggccctgaggacggacaggtgggcagcagagtcagagaagggtcctttccttgcacgctggcctcccgggcatccctgtgcgggcctgggctcctgggcctcccgctcctggctgtccaggggccagtcctacttggcggccacctccaatctggcagtcttggcagagctaggccagggcaccaaggaggggctaggaaaacgcctttggaagggggagccctgtgccgtggtggcgtcacctctcctaggcctcagggaagcctgacacactgcttggagcatctctccgcccactgcccactggaacgtcagctgcgtgagggcagcgagcggtgcagtctcctcttttcattgccctccctggcacacaggaggtgctcccagaacatctgaccagtgagggaacaacggacattgtctcccgcccatgcttcccagggccctcctcttgcctccaactttccctcctgggcctacgtgctgcctgattcaccaggtgtcccatgagggtcatgctcccctgccccgtatctcgaccagggaggggcttatgtggccccggagcactccctgagccccctgagcaggagctgagcacccgctggggagcttctagcagatgagtgagcgggacgctgcaggcaactgccctccaagtgtggacgctgggcgccctcctagggattccaaagcccactcactttttgagttggtctaggggtccgccgtcctcatcgccataggcaaggacacaaccgtatctagaagacacaggaggacgtcgcatggactggactgtggatcaggcctgcatgagaagcctagcggcgctgtctcactcccaaggagaatggagccctggagggcatggctgtcgcctgctctgcgcacgggattctggtcagtgcctagaaaactttctgcacctagtggggaccactgtgtgtgcgtgatgaaggaaggagctccaaccggcccctcactcctgctagagtgggtcgggggcctcggctcagcccagggatcgctgctctggcttcacccaggtcagagacctagaagagctctgccatctccttttccaaagggaagacaacaactcagtgaaggccacgggcacgctgagggacgaggcggaggcttcgccttaggcaagaggaatatcctcaatgagcacaaccacagccactccgctccagtcgaccctcccagagggttaggcttctcgagaagcctttgcaggcagcacctgcctgagtccctacaatctcccctggaggctgatcctctcttcagcccgccttgcaaggagcaaaccgaggctcggggaggtgccgtgacatccccagcctcacagctagtaggtggctgaatgcccacagtgctgcggaggggcacggcacgcacctttgaaacagaagctccagcacctgtcgtgtggtggcaaaacctctatacgtgcacaggaagctgtggacgtaggcggtgtcgccctccaggaaggcgggcaccaggtgctccactcgcttctgccgcgttccagcctggacggtccacaccaggcgggacgctttgctcttcgctggggatggattttcagcctggggtcagacagaggggccgcttgccatcagaggccgcaccgcgggccccaggagtgccggggactggaggtcgcaccgaatgcccaagcccgcggtgacttgtggccggaagtgggcatcattgcccagggcagggaagaattctcgggattccaagtaggatgtgaggtggagaaggattaaacctcttggtctcctaggtctttgtgctggcagaggagtgacagcccctccctggatgaagagcatcaaccctggggtggctgaccaactgcccattcgagacaggagaacacagaggcttttcgtgggctgggagggatgaggacgggaggacaggcagggtgatcagggcggtgctgtggaaatggcaacagaaggtgcgggttcagtgaagggctgagtcactgggctaatgggtctcccttctggaaagttgggcagcctgctgaggcccgacgccctgacctcgagaggccacgtggacgtgttcctctggacagcaaaggcagaggaccagaaagaaccctgtgagccccatgtcctgttgggcaaaaagcatgcctatccatcaggatgctgcgtccgactgggagaaggtggggaaggattgccaggccacatggacacgtgaggatgggagttcaaacaggaaaatctctacagaacgcaaaaggactcttgaacgcccgtgagctgatgggctagaaatgtctctgctctgctacacctctgtggacagggccgtctcctgtggccaagacgggggctgggcccgcagggcaaggtcgggggaagagatggggattcagattcctttgggagcagggctccaggcaggagccccggggctgtctcagggccttcgaagacctgggggtcctcagtgctgtcttggggccctggggcttgggtctccccagcacctgcactcaccctgagccggccctggcctcgcttggcagcgtggggcaccttcccttcctgcagggtggtggagtcgagggcgtcgtggctcagctgctggcccgtctcctgagtgacgctctggaaagacagtgcccggcagccaggcggcaagcctcagagacccgactggctgtctttgctggctctcacacctctgtgactctctccactctggacacacatgccccgccccacggtccacacagacctccaccgaggagggaaacacacggcagcctgagggcctggaatgaggaggcagcttaggggtcccctttcagtcctgccagccctgtcctggcttgggaacgtgacgggaaaagcaggttattgccagcccaccaaccttctgcggccaagggcagatcctgcccacacgtccctctggcccccacactcacgaggacgggatgagggctgccctgggagggctcggggagctggtctggcctcgattgggctgctctaggcttcctcatgttacctgagaggacctcctgccaaaggtccagcggtggggggcgtgggagctgagccagcgtccacaacgtctccaaaggttctccctgcgggctttctgggaaccagagccctggtcaggcgggagaaagcaggagaacatgtttctctatcaagagtctccagccaagtgagctggctttgcgcacgtggctgcctagttgcgggggttccaagtctgttggggtctgttgtcaaggaagtgacctcatttcctgcagtgcccttacctgagtgcccccctcagataccacccatgcaaacagtcctctggccatggccttgctcaccccccttctccatgcgacgtcgtaggcgtacccaggaacaccaacacacccgtctcacaggctccctagagggtctgggtgcggccgaggtcccagctttgagactgacgcagaaacaagtcctcttccttacctcttctggatcctgcataagccgttgtgtctctcagggcctgtcggcctcctgtctgcacactggggaggaccggagcgtggacttgctagacatgtcctctggcgtgtgtcctaccttagaggacgatacctctcaaactgcaggcgggtgtcacttgcaggcaatgcctcccacctcgtgtttcttcctcttgccacttgccctgtgtctgcttctcttcggatcccaccctagagtccatccatgcatccaaggtcaatgtgtgtgtgtgtgtgtgtgtgtgtgtgtttgtgtgtgtgtgcatgcgcgtgtgtgtgtgtgtttgtgtgcgtccgcgtgttgtgtgctcagggtgtggaggccaagaagaaaacagctcccacaaaagggagggattggcaagagcttctcaaggtctcatggttcctaatttcagaagccaagcctccgcgtggggtcccagtcttgccctagaaggtcagaacacacacttacccattggactcaccctgtcgagggccattccctacccctctaggggcctcagtttcccaatgttccagtgagagattcaattcaggactgcataggcctgagctcaacagaaaagtggccgccactgcctccaccgtgggtgtgatgtgggcagggctacaatccagggtgccccggacctgggctcctcctcaaacaagaactgaccaaacgcccgtgtacactgccgaatactccccctcacccccatgccatctccagatctgtatgcacttccaccaacacagccttctccagaggcccctgggaatgcctgtgtgcagccagagccccagccttgaggacgcagagctggcttcctccctggctccgccttcttcctcatctgggattctgggcaaggcattgaagttctggggtcttctccttctcccgtcactggccacctgggatcaggacttcctggtctagacctcctgctgtaatcccctcctcttgagtgtggactgactggagcgattccacagaggacggcaaagcgatgccgtgtcactactgagatttggatgtggtcagtggtccctgagaacgcgcaaggggataggtgtgactactcacagcccactgtggggcatcaggtaccaggaaggaacagccccaggctccttcccgcaccacaccctcacacacccacacacccacaccgccctcacacacaaacacacacacactcacacacacacacacacacgcccccgcaccagagctcaatgaagagctctgaaaagctggccaccccttgttctgagcagttgtttcttggtagaacgagggcatcgtttcttatgactcacCTTTAAGTccttcttttaccaaattaacattaattatctatctcaaacgttaaaactttggggaatatattttactccacgatacgcttcttataaacgccagtgtttcatatgcgatgagaatatttttgaaatttgcacattttgaaaacgttaccagggcccatccaggaaagcgaaagatttgaaaggggtctccctggccccgacatttccctcgctgtttccagctctggtgtcacacctccaatgggtccccatccccaggaagtgaaaagagggaatagcggggcatcctctttgagacagaatctttgatctgcgggggatttttcttcttaatgaaaaccgctatctcaatttcaaacatccggagtcactcacctcagaccagacccagccaggcacaggaggccacctctggaaggctggcacttccatgcaaactccggaggagggaaacgcacgaagtccgacagaaggaaactcagtggctaccagggacttgcggtgggaggaagggagactgactgcttcccagggacagggtttctcttggacaaaaatgggcgggtactagatgcggatgacgttggtgtgacgttgtgagtctgcttcacgccacttcagcgaacaattgaaaagaacccaagaactaaactttattgaactgacgagataaaatacagggaaaggttaagtaaagaaaaaccaacaacaaaactttaaaaccc harbors:
- the LOC138918883 gene encoding ral guanine nucleotide dissociation stimulator-like: MFSCFLPPDQGSGSQKARRENLWRRCGRWLSSHAPHRWTFGRRSSQSVTQETGQQLSHDALDSTTLQEGKVPHAAKRGQGRLRAENPSPAKSKASRLVWTVQAGTRQKRVEHLVPAFLEGDTAYVHSFLCTYRGFATTRQVLELLFQRYGCVLAYGDEDGGPLDQLKKAISFILGAWLRWYPEDFIQPPDVPSLELLLAYIGLNMPGSELEHRARVLLSRLEQPEHTDAKTEAAAPPKDAEDPEDPAPSLPLGPSPAQSRTGILRATAGSRPSASTGSIPATTLSS